A stretch of Dietzia lutea DNA encodes these proteins:
- a CDS encoding acetyl/propionyl/methylcrotonyl-CoA carboxylase subunit alpha, translating into MSEKLSQKLHTVMVANRGEIACRVIRSLRAAGIRSVAVYSDADADALHVRMADAAVRLGPAQATQSYLDIDKVIDACRRTGAQAVHPGYGFLSENARFARALDEADLIFIGPPASAIETMGDKITAKAAVSERDVPTVPGISRPGLTDDELIAGAEEVGYPVLVKPSAGGGGKGMRRVADPAELPAALESARRESAGAFGDDTLFLERFVDTPRHIEVQVLADTHGNVIHLGERECSLQRRHQKVIEEAPSALLDEATRERIGQAACDAARSVGYVGAGTVEFIVSAHAPDEFFFMEMNTRLQVEHPVTEMVTGVDLVDWQVRIAAGEELTLRQSDITLTGHAIEARVYAEDPAKGFLPTGGTVLGLEEPSGDGIRVDSGLRVGTVVGSDYDPMLGKVIAHGADRAEALARLDAALAGTHVLGLRTNVDFCRFLLSRPEVIAGDLDTGLLDRSVDDYVATPAPEGALVAVAMHRTEERWARVPARRRGPWDVPNGWRIGGRAEVWTRLDPGAGSEAVTVGLKGTPDDAEVTITDATIGSTEEPTVAARHHARVARDGASLRLTVDGTQQRWTVVRSRDPKASDTFWVAGDGGTWDLRLLPLIDSRIHDGGAADGQILSPMPGSVIACFASDGDEVTAGQNILAVEAMKMEHSLTAPIDGVVRVHVTTGEQVPADHLLATVEPHPSTDESEGAGDA; encoded by the coding sequence ATGTCAGAGAAACTGTCACAGAAACTCCACACCGTCATGGTGGCCAACCGGGGTGAGATCGCGTGCCGCGTGATCCGCTCGCTGCGGGCGGCCGGGATCCGTTCGGTCGCCGTCTACTCCGATGCCGACGCCGACGCGCTGCACGTGCGCATGGCCGACGCCGCGGTCCGCCTGGGACCGGCGCAGGCCACACAGTCCTACCTCGACATCGACAAGGTCATCGACGCCTGCCGCCGCACCGGCGCGCAGGCGGTGCACCCGGGGTACGGCTTCCTGTCGGAGAACGCGCGGTTCGCGCGCGCGCTCGACGAGGCGGACCTGATCTTCATCGGGCCGCCGGCGTCGGCGATCGAGACCATGGGTGACAAGATCACCGCCAAGGCGGCGGTGTCCGAGCGTGACGTGCCCACCGTGCCGGGGATCTCCAGGCCCGGACTGACCGACGACGAGCTCATCGCGGGCGCGGAGGAGGTCGGGTACCCGGTCCTCGTCAAGCCCTCTGCGGGTGGAGGCGGTAAGGGGATGCGCCGCGTCGCCGATCCCGCCGAGCTGCCGGCCGCGCTCGAGTCCGCCCGGCGGGAGTCCGCGGGCGCGTTCGGCGACGACACCCTGTTCCTCGAGCGGTTCGTCGACACCCCGCGCCACATCGAGGTGCAGGTCCTTGCGGACACCCACGGCAACGTCATCCACCTGGGTGAGCGCGAGTGCTCGCTGCAGCGCCGCCACCAGAAGGTCATCGAGGAGGCGCCCAGCGCGCTGCTCGACGAGGCGACCCGCGAGCGGATCGGTCAGGCCGCGTGCGACGCCGCCCGGTCGGTGGGCTACGTGGGCGCGGGCACGGTGGAGTTCATCGTCTCGGCCCATGCCCCGGACGAGTTCTTCTTCATGGAGATGAACACCCGCCTCCAGGTCGAGCACCCGGTCACCGAGATGGTCACCGGTGTGGACCTCGTCGACTGGCAGGTGCGCATCGCCGCGGGCGAGGAGCTCACGCTGCGCCAGTCCGACATCACCCTCACCGGCCACGCGATCGAGGCGCGTGTGTACGCCGAGGACCCGGCGAAGGGCTTCCTGCCCACCGGCGGCACGGTGCTCGGCCTCGAGGAGCCGTCCGGGGACGGGATCCGCGTGGACTCCGGACTGAGGGTCGGCACGGTCGTCGGCAGTGACTACGACCCCATGCTCGGGAAGGTCATCGCCCACGGCGCCGACCGGGCCGAGGCGCTGGCCCGGCTCGACGCCGCGCTGGCCGGCACCCACGTGCTGGGCCTGCGGACGAACGTCGATTTCTGCCGCTTCCTGCTCTCCCGCCCCGAGGTGATCGCGGGCGACCTCGACACGGGCCTGCTCGACCGGTCGGTCGACGACTACGTCGCCACCCCGGCGCCCGAGGGAGCGCTGGTCGCCGTGGCGATGCACCGGACCGAGGAGCGGTGGGCCCGGGTCCCCGCGCGACGCCGCGGGCCGTGGGACGTGCCCAACGGCTGGCGGATCGGCGGTCGCGCCGAGGTGTGGACACGGCTCGATCCCGGGGCCGGCTCCGAGGCCGTCACCGTGGGCCTGAAGGGCACGCCTGACGACGCCGAGGTGACCATCACCGACGCGACCATCGGATCCACCGAGGAGCCGACGGTCGCGGCCCGTCATCACGCCCGGGTCGCGCGGGACGGCGCCTCCCTGAGGCTGACGGTCGACGGCACGCAGCAGCGGTGGACCGTCGTGCGCTCGCGCGACCCGAAGGCGTCGGACACGTTCTGGGTGGCCGGCGACGGCGGCACGTGGGACCTGCGGCTGCTGCCGCTCATCGACTCGCGGATCCACGACGGCGGCGCGGCGGACGGCCAGATCCTCAGCCCCATGCCCGGCTCGGTCATTGCCTGCTTCGCCTCCGACGGCGACGAGGTCACGGCCGGGCAGAACATCCTGGCCGTCGAGGCCATGAAGATGGAGCACTCGCTCACCGCGCCGATCGACGGCGTGGTCCGGGTGCATGTCACCACCGGCGAGCAGGTGCCCGCCGACCACCTGCTCGCGACCGTCGAGCCCCACCCCTCCACTGACGAATCCGAAGGAGCAGGCGATGCCTGA
- a CDS encoding amidase, with amino-acid sequence MTDATDTADAAADPSVGPRRLHAFRDDALGYDDATALAERVRRREVSPTELLGAAIDRCAAVDPALGALVHTDFDRARARAAWHDSSELSAPLAGVPSAFKDAVRVAGSPMRMGSLAVPATPALRDGPYAPLFRATGLNPIGTTAMPPFGWTAATERQGGLVTRNPWNTGRTSGGSSGGSSALVAAGALPIAHANDGGGSIRIPAAVTGLVGFKPSRGRHPDESFSASMPIKLISQSVVTRSVRDTVAFLTAFESAYRPVGVPPIGHVRRAPRRRLRIGMVETSPAGGPTDAAGLAVLRQTAERLSALGHEIKPVAAPVAASFRDDFIAYWGLLAMSTAAGGKRLFDPHFAHDRLDPFTLGLAGMARRNLPTLPLRLARLARVRRQFDAHFGDVDIYLNPVVAHETPEVGYLDADQPFETHLERVSDWVTFTPLQNVAGSPAVSLPAGRAPDGMPVGVHLSARRGQDRVLLEVASEYEAAHPFARIWD; translated from the coding sequence GTGACTGACGCCACAGACACGGCCGATGCTGCAGCCGACCCGTCCGTCGGCCCACGGCGGCTGCACGCCTTCCGCGACGACGCGCTCGGATACGACGACGCCACGGCCTTGGCCGAGCGGGTGCGCAGGCGCGAGGTCTCGCCCACCGAACTCCTCGGGGCGGCGATCGATCGCTGCGCAGCGGTGGACCCCGCGCTCGGCGCTCTCGTCCACACCGACTTCGACCGCGCCCGCGCGCGGGCCGCCTGGCACGATTCCTCGGAGTTGTCCGCCCCGCTGGCCGGCGTCCCGAGCGCGTTCAAGGACGCCGTCCGGGTGGCCGGTTCGCCCATGCGGATGGGCTCGCTCGCGGTGCCCGCCACCCCGGCCCTGCGGGACGGCCCCTACGCGCCGCTGTTCCGCGCGACGGGACTCAACCCGATCGGGACCACCGCGATGCCACCGTTCGGCTGGACCGCCGCCACCGAGAGACAGGGCGGGCTGGTCACCCGGAACCCCTGGAACACCGGCCGGACCAGCGGCGGCTCCTCGGGCGGGTCCTCGGCCCTCGTCGCCGCCGGCGCGCTGCCGATCGCCCACGCCAACGACGGCGGCGGATCGATCCGCATCCCCGCCGCGGTCACCGGGCTCGTCGGATTCAAACCGAGCCGGGGCCGGCACCCCGACGAGTCGTTCTCTGCCTCCATGCCCATCAAGCTCATCTCGCAGTCGGTCGTGACGCGGTCGGTGCGGGACACAGTCGCCTTCCTCACGGCATTCGAATCCGCGTATCGCCCGGTCGGCGTCCCGCCCATCGGCCACGTCCGCCGCGCGCCACGGCGCCGCCTGCGAATCGGGATGGTCGAGACGAGCCCCGCCGGCGGGCCGACCGACGCCGCAGGCCTCGCGGTTCTGCGGCAGACCGCCGAGAGACTGTCCGCACTCGGGCACGAGATCAAGCCCGTGGCCGCGCCCGTCGCCGCGTCGTTCCGCGACGACTTCATCGCCTACTGGGGACTGCTCGCGATGAGTACGGCGGCGGGCGGGAAGCGCCTGTTTGATCCGCACTTCGCCCACGACCGGCTCGACCCGTTCACCCTCGGACTAGCCGGGATGGCCAGACGGAACCTGCCGACCCTGCCCCTCCGGCTCGCGCGGCTGGCCAGAGTCCGCCGCCAGTTCGACGCGCACTTCGGCGATGTCGACATCTACCTCAACCCGGTGGTGGCGCACGAGACCCCGGAGGTCGGGTACCTCGACGCCGATCAGCCGTTCGAGACCCACCTCGAGCGGGTCTCCGACTGGGTCACCTTCACCCCGCTGCAGAACGTCGCCGGCTCCCCCGCCGTGTCGCTGCCCGCGGGCCGTGCACCGGACGGCATGCCGGTCGGCGTGCACCTCTCGGCACGCCGCGGGCAGGACCGCGTCCTCCTCGAAGTGGCCTCCGAGTACGAGGCGGCCCACCCCTTCGCTCGAATCTGGGACTGA
- a CDS encoding carboxyl transferase domain-containing protein, with amino-acid sequence MTSATTNRQAHEELLADLRERLERAAQGGGEKARARHLERGKLLARQRVDVLLDPGSPFLELSPLAAEEMYGGKAPAAGVVAGIGRVSGRECLIIANDATVSGGTYYPMTVKKHLRGQEVALANNLPCIYLVDSGGAMLLQQDEVFPDRDHFGRIFYNQATMSAKGIPQIAAVMGSCTAGGAYVPAMSDEAVIVRNQGTIFLAGPPLVKAATGEEVTAEELGGGDLHAKTSGVVDHLADDDYDALMKVREIVATCPPAPEPDWEVLEPREPARPQSDLYDLVPVDSRKPYDVRDIIGTIVDGGEYTEFKENYGTSMVTAFAHIHGHPVGIIGNNGVIFSESALKGAHFIELCDRRKIPLVFLQNITGFMVGRQYEAGGIAKNGAKMVTAVACARVPKFTVVVGGSFGAGNYSMCGRAYSPRFLWMWPNARIAVMGGPQAADTLASVRAAQVTKAGGEWTDEQQAEFTAPIREQFDEQSTAYYSTARLWDDGIIDPADTRTVLGLALAAAANSPLEPVNNGVFRM; translated from the coding sequence ATGACTTCCGCGACCACCAATCGCCAGGCCCACGAGGAACTGCTCGCCGACCTCCGCGAGCGCCTCGAGCGGGCCGCGCAGGGCGGCGGGGAGAAGGCCCGCGCGCGCCATCTCGAGCGGGGCAAGCTCCTCGCCCGCCAGCGCGTGGACGTCCTGCTCGACCCGGGCAGCCCGTTCCTCGAGCTCTCGCCGCTGGCCGCCGAGGAGATGTACGGCGGCAAGGCGCCCGCTGCGGGCGTCGTCGCCGGGATCGGGCGGGTCTCGGGCCGTGAGTGCCTGATCATCGCCAACGACGCCACGGTCTCCGGCGGCACCTACTACCCGATGACCGTCAAGAAGCACCTGCGCGGCCAGGAGGTGGCGCTGGCCAACAACCTGCCGTGCATCTACCTCGTCGACTCGGGCGGGGCGATGCTGCTGCAGCAGGACGAGGTCTTCCCGGACCGCGACCACTTCGGCCGGATCTTCTACAACCAGGCGACCATGTCGGCCAAGGGCATCCCGCAGATCGCCGCGGTCATGGGCTCGTGCACCGCGGGTGGCGCCTACGTGCCGGCGATGAGCGACGAGGCCGTCATCGTCCGCAACCAGGGCACGATCTTCCTCGCGGGACCACCGCTGGTGAAGGCCGCGACGGGCGAGGAGGTCACGGCCGAGGAGCTCGGCGGCGGCGACCTGCACGCCAAGACATCGGGCGTCGTGGACCACCTGGCCGACGACGACTACGACGCGCTGATGAAGGTCCGCGAGATCGTCGCCACGTGCCCGCCGGCCCCCGAGCCGGACTGGGAGGTGCTCGAGCCCCGCGAGCCCGCGCGCCCCCAGAGCGACCTCTACGACCTCGTCCCCGTCGACTCCCGCAAGCCGTACGACGTGCGCGACATCATCGGCACGATCGTCGACGGCGGCGAGTACACGGAGTTCAAGGAGAACTACGGCACGTCGATGGTCACCGCGTTCGCCCACATCCACGGGCACCCGGTGGGGATCATCGGCAACAACGGCGTCATCTTCTCCGAGTCCGCGCTCAAGGGCGCGCACTTCATCGAACTGTGCGACCGCCGCAAGATTCCCCTGGTGTTCCTGCAGAACATCACGGGCTTCATGGTGGGCCGACAGTACGAGGCCGGGGGCATCGCCAAGAACGGCGCCAAGATGGTCACCGCGGTCGCGTGTGCCCGGGTGCCCAAGTTCACCGTCGTCGTCGGCGGGTCGTTCGGCGCCGGCAACTACTCGATGTGCGGCCGCGCCTACTCGCCGCGCTTCCTGTGGATGTGGCCCAACGCGCGCATCGCCGTGATGGGCGGCCCGCAGGCGGCGGACACCCTCGCCTCGGTGCGCGCCGCGCAGGTGACCAAGGCGGGAGGGGAGTGGACGGACGAGCAGCAGGCCGAGTTCACGGCCCCGATCCGTGAGCAGTTCGACGAGCAGTCGACGGCGTACTACTCGACGGCCCGCCTGTGGGACGACGGGATCATCGACCCCGCCGACACCCGTACCGTCCTCGGCCTGGCCCTCGCGGCCGCGGCCAACTCCCCCCTCGAGCCGGTCAACAACGGCGTCTTCAGGATGTGA
- a CDS encoding Lrp/AsnC family transcriptional regulator has product MEHAPQLDDTDRRLLRVVMADPRVGVREFSRRLGVARGTAQARLDKLEARGVLASWAPRLDPAALGYPLGALVHIQLAQAELEATCAGLAEVREVLEVMSVAGEFDLVCRVVARDHAHLEEVFSAIISTPGVLRTRTEVILRQRVGPRATQLLGD; this is encoded by the coding sequence ATGGAACACGCACCCCAGTTGGACGATACGGACCGACGCCTCCTCCGGGTGGTCATGGCCGACCCCCGGGTCGGCGTCCGCGAGTTCTCCCGACGGCTCGGGGTGGCCCGGGGCACCGCGCAGGCACGGCTCGACAAGCTGGAGGCCCGCGGCGTCCTCGCCTCCTGGGCGCCCCGGCTGGACCCGGCAGCCCTCGGCTACCCGCTCGGCGCGTTGGTCCACATCCAGCTGGCGCAGGCGGAGCTCGAGGCGACGTGCGCGGGCCTGGCGGAGGTCCGCGAGGTGCTCGAGGTGATGAGCGTGGCGGGGGAGTTCGACCTCGTCTGCCGCGTGGTGGCGCGTGACCACGCGCACCTCGAGGAGGTGTTCAGCGCGATCATCTCCACCCCGGGGGTGCTCCGCACGCGCACCGAGGTGATCCTGCGTCAGCGCGTGGGGCCGCGCGCCACGCAGCTCCTCGGCGACTGA
- a CDS encoding DUF1540 domain-containing protein yields MATLTGISTCTVTACSFNSDQSCNAGAITVAGAPDHAECGTFISLDVRGGLPTASAHVGACQRVECTYNKDLLCSAESVKIGAGADTADCLTYTPA; encoded by the coding sequence ATGGCCACTCTCACCGGAATCAGCACCTGCACAGTCACCGCGTGCTCGTTCAACAGCGACCAGAGCTGCAACGCGGGGGCGATCACCGTGGCGGGCGCCCCCGACCACGCCGAGTGCGGCACCTTCATCTCGCTGGATGTCCGCGGCGGCCTGCCCACCGCGAGCGCTCACGTGGGCGCCTGCCAGCGGGTCGAGTGCACCTACAACAAGGACCTGCTCTGCTCCGCGGAGTCGGTCAAGATCGGCGCCGGCGCCGACACCGCCGACTGCCTCACCTACACCCCGGCCTGA
- a CDS encoding acyl-CoA dehydrogenase family protein has product MPELEEHYADLKSTVADFADKVVAPASAEHDRNHTFPYEVVTQMGEMGLFGLPFPEEFGGMGGDYFALALALEELGRVDQSTAMTLEAGVGLGAMPIYHFGTDEQREKWLPDLAAGRKLAGFGLTEPGAGSDAGATKTTAKRDGDEWVINGNKQFITNSGTDITSLVTVTAVTSVRDNGKKAISTIIVPADTPGFTAEPAYDKVGWNSSDTHPLTFADARVPVENLLGEEGRGYANFLSILDEGRIAIAAVATGAAQGCVDESVKYARERESMGRKIGEFQAISFKIARMEARAHTARCAYHDAARLMLAGKPFKKEAAIAKMIASEAAMDNARDATQIHGGYGFMNEYPVARHYRDSKILEIGEGTTEVQLMLIARGLGL; this is encoded by the coding sequence ATGCCTGAGTTGGAAGAGCACTACGCGGACCTCAAGTCGACGGTCGCCGACTTCGCCGACAAGGTGGTCGCCCCGGCCTCCGCCGAACACGACCGCAACCACACCTTCCCGTACGAGGTCGTGACCCAGATGGGCGAGATGGGCCTGTTCGGCCTGCCGTTCCCCGAGGAGTTCGGCGGGATGGGCGGCGACTACTTCGCGCTCGCGCTGGCGCTGGAGGAGCTGGGCCGGGTCGACCAGTCGACCGCCATGACCCTCGAGGCCGGCGTGGGCCTGGGTGCCATGCCCATCTACCACTTCGGCACCGACGAGCAGCGTGAGAAGTGGCTGCCCGACCTGGCCGCCGGCCGGAAGCTGGCCGGCTTCGGCCTCACCGAGCCCGGCGCGGGATCGGACGCCGGTGCCACCAAGACCACCGCCAAGCGGGACGGCGACGAGTGGGTGATCAACGGCAACAAGCAGTTCATCACCAACTCGGGCACCGACATCACGTCGCTGGTCACGGTGACCGCGGTGACCAGCGTCCGCGACAACGGCAAGAAGGCCATCTCGACGATCATCGTCCCGGCCGACACCCCCGGCTTCACCGCCGAGCCGGCCTACGACAAGGTCGGCTGGAACTCCTCGGACACGCACCCGCTGACGTTCGCCGACGCCCGCGTGCCGGTGGAGAACCTGCTGGGCGAGGAGGGGCGCGGGTACGCGAACTTCCTGTCGATCCTCGACGAGGGCCGCATCGCGATCGCCGCCGTGGCCACGGGCGCCGCGCAGGGCTGCGTCGACGAGTCGGTGAAATACGCGCGTGAGCGCGAGTCGATGGGCCGCAAGATCGGCGAGTTCCAGGCCATCTCGTTCAAGATCGCCCGCATGGAGGCCCGCGCCCACACGGCCCGCTGCGCCTACCACGACGCCGCGCGCCTCATGCTGGCCGGCAAGCCCTTCAAGAAGGAGGCCGCCATCGCCAAGATGATCGCCTCGGAGGCGGCCATGGACAACGCGCGCGACGCCACGCAGATTCACGGCGGCTACGGCTTCATGAACGAGTACCCGGTGGCGCGGCACTACCGCGACTCGAAGATCCTCGAGATCGGCGAGGGCACCACCGAGGTGCAGCTCATGCTGATCGCCCGGGGGCTCGGGTTGTGA
- a CDS encoding MaoC family dehydratase: MSARQDGGADAAQRPERKEVVQRGLWFEEYEVGTAYLHRPGRTMTEADNVLFTTLTMNTQALHLDAAWAAEQPGFGGERLMNSMHTLSTLVGLSVAQLTQGTIVANLGFSEVSFPKPVLHGDTLYAETVCTDKRESKSRPGEGIVTLEHIGRNQHGDIVARAVRKTLVRKRPAGEGTA, translated from the coding sequence GTGAGCGCGCGGCAGGACGGGGGCGCCGACGCGGCGCAGCGACCGGAGCGCAAGGAAGTCGTCCAGCGCGGCCTGTGGTTCGAGGAGTACGAGGTGGGCACCGCCTATCTGCACCGCCCGGGCCGCACGATGACCGAGGCGGACAACGTCCTGTTCACCACGCTGACGATGAACACGCAGGCCCTGCACCTGGACGCGGCGTGGGCGGCGGAGCAGCCCGGCTTCGGCGGGGAGCGGCTCATGAACTCCATGCACACGCTGTCCACGCTGGTCGGTCTGTCGGTCGCGCAGCTCACGCAGGGCACGATCGTGGCGAACCTCGGTTTCTCCGAGGTGAGCTTCCCCAAGCCGGTGCTGCACGGCGACACGCTGTACGCGGAGACCGTCTGCACGGACAAGCGCGAGTCGAAGTCGCGGCCGGGCGAAGGCATCGTCACGCTCGAGCACATCGGCCGCAATCAGCACGGCGACATCGTGGCGCGCGCGGTCCGCAAGACCCTCGTGCGCAAGCGCCCGGCGGGGGAGGGGACGGCA
- a CDS encoding GntR family transcriptional regulator encodes MDDGRPLFVQIAEQIESSILDGSLTEGERAPSTNELAAFHRINPATAAKGINLLVDRGVLTKRRGLGMFVTPGARELLHAERRQRFTDDVVAAMVTEGRAIGLDVEDIVDMVRAAYPRTATHPRSDTYPHSDTFPRSAAHPSPPKERAQ; translated from the coding sequence GTGGACGACGGCAGACCGCTCTTCGTGCAGATCGCCGAACAGATCGAATCGTCGATCCTGGACGGCTCTCTCACCGAGGGCGAGCGTGCGCCGTCCACGAACGAGCTCGCCGCCTTCCACCGCATCAACCCGGCGACGGCCGCCAAGGGGATCAATCTCCTGGTCGACCGCGGCGTCCTGACCAAGCGCCGCGGACTCGGCATGTTCGTCACGCCCGGGGCCCGCGAACTCCTGCACGCGGAACGACGACAGCGGTTCACCGACGACGTGGTGGCCGCGATGGTCACCGAAGGCCGCGCGATCGGGCTGGACGTCGAGGACATCGTCGACATGGTCCGCGCCGCTTACCCGCGCACCGCCACGCACCCGCGCTCCGACACGTACCCGCACTCCGACACGTTCCCGCGCTCCGCCGCACACCCCAGCCCACCCAAGGAGAGGGCGCAATGA
- a CDS encoding ATP-binding cassette domain-containing protein, with product MTNAIDITHLSRHHRDATALDDVTVSFEAGVIHGLLGRNGAGKTSLMSIASGQDWPSTGDVRVFGLRPHENEQVLPRICFVREDQRYIEDSFARHAFKAAAMAYPHWDADLAERLAEDFQVPARTRIKKMSRGQRSAVAVILGIASRADVTFFDEPYMGLDAVARQLFYDRLLQDYTEYPRTLILSTHLIDELAHLLENVVVIDRGRILLDEPVESLRGRAVTLVGPADAVLSLAGSRRVLHSESMGRTLRATVLRAPGQTEDPFEEQRARADGVEVLPVSLQQLIVHLTSAGASSSSSSSPSSPSPPPPTGPGPDAPAVTTTGPSSEVSS from the coding sequence ATGACCAACGCCATCGACATCACCCATCTCTCGCGCCACCACCGCGACGCCACAGCCCTCGACGACGTGACCGTCTCGTTCGAGGCGGGAGTCATCCACGGCCTGCTGGGACGCAACGGCGCCGGCAAGACCTCGCTCATGTCGATCGCCTCCGGCCAGGACTGGCCGAGCACGGGCGACGTCCGGGTGTTCGGCCTGCGTCCCCACGAGAACGAGCAGGTGCTCCCCCGCATCTGCTTCGTCCGCGAGGACCAGCGCTATATCGAGGACTCCTTCGCCCGACACGCGTTCAAGGCCGCGGCGATGGCCTACCCCCACTGGGACGCCGACCTCGCCGAGCGCCTCGCCGAGGACTTCCAGGTCCCCGCCCGGACGCGGATCAAGAAGATGTCGCGCGGCCAGCGCTCCGCCGTGGCGGTGATCCTGGGGATCGCCTCGCGCGCGGACGTGACCTTCTTCGACGAGCCGTACATGGGCCTCGACGCGGTCGCCCGCCAGTTGTTCTACGACCGTCTCCTGCAGGACTACACCGAGTATCCCCGCACGCTCATCCTGTCCACGCACCTCATCGACGAGCTCGCCCACCTGCTCGAGAACGTCGTGGTGATCGACCGGGGCCGGATTCTGCTCGACGAGCCCGTCGAGTCGCTACGGGGGCGGGCGGTCACGCTGGTCGGCCCCGCCGACGCCGTGCTCTCGCTGGCGGGATCGCGGCGGGTGCTCCACTCCGAGTCCATGGGGCGGACCCTCCGGGCGACCGTCCTGCGCGCCCCGGGCCAGACCGAGGACCCCTTCGAGGAACAGCGCGCGCGGGCTGACGGCGTCGAGGTCCTGCCCGTCTCGCTCCAGCAGCTGATCGTCCACCTGACGTCGGCGGGCGCCTCGTCGTCGTCGTCCTCGTCGCCGTCTTCACCGTCACCACCGCCACCGACCGGACCGGGACCCGACGCCCCGGCCGTCACCACCACCGGACCCAGCTCGGAGGTCTCGTCATGA